The proteins below are encoded in one region of Fulvia fulva chromosome 9, complete sequence:
- a CDS encoding Thiamine thiazole synthase, with protein MSPPAMMYEQPASNGHSVPVAASKLAGLPHNTAIPVGGHTKPQTVDEMAGNWSDFKFAHIRESQVSRAMTRRYFADLDNYAESDIVIVGAGSCGLSTAYCLAKARPDLKIAIIEAGVAPGGGAWLGGQLFSAMVMRKPADAFLREIGVPYEDDGADSNFVVVKHAALFTSTVLSKVLQFPNVKLFNATAVEDLITRTDGQGNIRIAGVVTNWTLVSMHHDDQSCMDPNTINAPVIISTTGHDGPFGAFSVKRLVSMGSIPALGGMRGLDMNVAEDAIVKGTREIAPGLIVGGMELSEVDGANRMGPTFGAMALSGVKAAEEALKIFDQRKAECAESGKY; from the exons ATGTCTCCCCCAGCTATGATGTACGAACAGCCAGCCTCTAACGGCCACTCTGTTCCCGTCGCAGCCTCTAAGCTGGCTGGCTTGCCACACAACACCGCCATCCCAGTCGGTGGCCACACCAAGCCCCAGACTGTCGATGAGATGGCCGGAAACTGGAGCGACTTCAAGTTCGCACACATCCGCGAGAGCCAGGTCTCCCGTGCCATGACTAGGCGCTACTTCGCCGACCTTGACAACTATGCCGAGAGCGACATTGTCATCGTTGGTGCTGGAAGCTGTGGCCTCTCCACCGCCTACTGCCTCGCCAAAGCTCGCCCAGACCTCAAGATCGCCATCATCGAGGCTGGTGTTGCCCCAGGCGGAGGTGCATGGCTCGGCGGTCAGCTCTTCAGCGCTATGGTCATGCGCAAGCCGGCCGATGCCTTCCTGCGTGAGATCGGTGTGCCTTACGAGGACGATGGTGCCGACTCCAACTTCGTGGTCGTCAAGCACGCTGCTCTCTTCACCAGCACCGTCCTCTCCAAGGTGCTCCAGTTCCCGAACGTCAAGCTCTTCAACGCCACAGCTGTTGAGGATCTCATCACTCGCACTGATGGCCAGGGCAACATCCGCATTGCTGGTGTCGTCACCAACTGGACTCTTGTGAGCATGCATCACGATGACCAGAGCTGCATGGACCCAAACACCATCAACGCTCCTGTCATCATCTCTACTACTGGTCATGACG GACCATTCGGCGCCTTCTCCGTCAAGCGCCTTGTCTCCATGGGCAGCATCCCCGCCCTCGGCGGCATGCGCGGTCTCGACATGAACGTCGCCGAAGACGCCATCGTCAAGGGCACCCGTGAGATTGCCCCAGGTCTCATTGTCGGCGGCATGGAGCTGTCTGAAGTCGACGGCGCCAACCGCATGGGCCCAACTTTCGGAGCCATGGCACTCTCCGGTGTCAAGGCTGCCGAGGAGGCTCTCAAGATCTTCGACCAGCGCAAGGCGGAGTGTGCTGAGAGTGGAAAGTACTAG
- a CDS encoding Vacuolar import and degradation protein 27: MFALKSLSSYLFSNSSKENIAELNQGCLYIVRPQSPKGYSELIFKDAAAYIRKTGQDFQYQLVIQRAYEEGEAELLDEEGGEEGAIDTLGDKDEKVFLLDEELHFRVLLRQDGEIVLAWNDFSGDDGDLFEFVCDPSTKPETATTFELVAVQCQYERKYKKSRQHATEKQLEEFQFDDEPVPAASPVASPTSRSPTVSPIAQSLNDLRTIEDSPMARDSTKKALAPQSRAVEQTPTKAPAPREAPKSREVLVNQEAELHLFDFQSGTFLLQDPDVQAIVTETGNWTYWLQITGDKKQWLGQEVVPDINPVFNFEYLSFIFNHYTEDGSAYSWLLKFKDRETEEGFQEGLMQALWEHLNQTKWGKAVKDAERDYVLDAFNDLVLEDTKDDEREREAAEEDEEEDEFEDAVDRPETPDYDEDEDEDEAEGLDKDGNVNSQLAVGAKIDRSFVVRGNKIGVFRHNDDNKLEFSTAINNVATPKGKSFSPKKVMLHMSDRNMVLQNESDPNSLYRMDLETGKVVDEWKVHDDITINTFAPENKFAQTTDEQTFLGLSKNALYRVDPRLSGNKLVDSELKQYVSKNEFSAAATTEKGYIAVASNKGDIRMFDRLGINAKTALPALGDPIIGMDVSADGRWVLATTKNYLLLIDALQHEGKNEGKLGFEKAFAKDSKPQPRRLVLTPSHVAQFQHETKAPISFTSARFNTGEGKDETTIITATGPFIVTWSLKKILQGRKDPYSIKRYAEEVKADNFRFGSDKNIVVALPNEVDSVRRAQLQRPTRDSIMAPPATPHRKGRGSYLSRNEIVNSPY, translated from the coding sequence ATGTTCGCACTCAAGTCGCTCTCGTCGTACCTCTTCAGCAACTCTAGCAAGGAGAACATCGCCGAACTCAACCAGGGCTGTCTCTACATCGTCCGACCACAATCACCAAAAGGCTACAGCGAGCTCATCTTCAAGGACGCGGCCGCATACATCCGTAAGACTGGCCAGGACTTCCAGTATCAGCTCGTGATCCAGCGCGCATACGAGGAGGGAGAGGCGGAGCTCTTGGACGAAGAGGGCGGAGAGGAAGGTGCGATCGACACACTTGGCGACAAGGACGAGAAGGTCTTTCTACTCGACGAGGAGCTGCACTTTCGTGTGCTACTGCGACAGGACGGAGAGATTGTGCTAGCCTGGAACGACTTCTCCGGCGACGACGGCGATCTGTTCGAGTTCGTTTGCGACCCCTCCACGAAACCAGAGACTGCAACCACCTTCGAGCTTGTAGCCGTACAGTGCCAGTACGAGCGCAAGTACAAGAAGAGCCGGCAACACGCGACAGAGAAGCAACTCGAGGAGTTTCAGTTCGACGACGAGCCAGTCCCCGCTGCGAGCCCAGTTGCCAGTCCTACCTCGCGCTCCCCGACCGTCTCACCTATTGCCCAATCTCTGAACGACCTGCGCACGATCGAAGACTCTCCGATGGCTCGCGACTCCACCAAGAAGGCGCTCGCGCCTCAGAGCAGAGCCGTCGAGCAGACACCTACCAAAGCCCCAGCACCCCGCGAAGCACCCAAGAGCAGGGAAGTGCTGGTCAACCAAGAGGCTGAGCTGCATTTGTTCGACTTTCAGTCAGGCACATTCTTGCTCCAAGATCCAGATGTCCAGGCTATCGTCACCGAGACGGGCAACTGGACGTATTGGCTGCAGATCACTGGCGACAAGAAGCAGTGGCTTGGCCAGGAGGTAGTGCCAGACATCAATCCCGTCTTCAACTTCGAGTACTTGAGCTTCATCTTCAATCACTACACCGAGGATGGCTCGGCGTACTCATGGCTGCTAAAGTTCAAGGATCGAGAGACTGAAGAGGGGTTCCAGGAAGGTTTGATGCAAGCACTTTGGGAGCATTTGAACCAGACAAAGTGGGGCAAGGCAGTTAAGGATGCCGAGCGAGACTACGTTCTGGATGCTTTCAACGATCTGGTGCTTGAAGATACCAAGGACGACGAGCGTGAGCGTGAGGCCGCAGAAGAGGACGAAGAAGAGGACGAGTTCGAGGATGCCGTCGATCGACCAGAGACACCCGACTACGACGAAGATGAGGACGAGGATGAGGCGGAAGGTCTGGACAAGGACGGAAACGTGAACAGCCAGCTGGCAGTCGGCGCGAAGATTGATAGATCGTTTGTGGTGCGCGGTAACAAGATTGGAGTGTTCAGGCACAACGACGACAACAAGTTGGAGTTCAGCACCGCCATCAACAACGTCGCAACACCAAAGGGCAAGTCATTCTCGCCAAAGAAGGTCATGCTGCACATGTCAGACCGCAATATGGTCCTCCAGAATGAGAGCGACCCCAACAGCCTCTATCGCATGGATCTCGAGACTGGCAAGGTCGTCGACGAATGGAAGGTGCACGATGATATTACGATCAACACCTTCGCGCCGGAGAACAAGTTCGCTCAGACCACAGACGAACAGACCTTCCTGGGTCTATCGAAGAATGCTCTGTACCGCGTCGACCCACGTCTCAGCGGAAACAAGCTAGTCGACAGCGAACTGAAGCAGTACGTCAGCAAGAACGAGTTCTCCGCCGCAGCCACCACAGAGAAGGGATACATTGCCGTCGCCTCCAACAAGGGTGACATTCGCATGTTCGACCGCCTCGGAATCAACGCAAAGACTGCATTGCCGGCGCTCGGTGACCCGATTATTGGCATGGACGTCAGCGCAGACGGTCGCTGGGTGCTTGCCACTACCAAGAACTACCTTCTCCTCATCGACGCGCTGCAGCACGAAGGCAAGAACGAAGGCAAACTTGGCTTCGAGAAGGCGTTTGCGAAAGATAGCAAGCCCCAGCCTCGCCGCCTTGTTCTCACACCTTCGCATGTTGCGCAATTCCAGCATGAGACCAAAGCGCCAATCTCcttcacttcggctcgtttcAACACTGGTGAGGGCAAAGACGAAACCACCATCATCACCGCTACCGGACCATTTATCGTCACGTGGTCACTGAAGAAGATTCTACAAGGAAGGAAGGACCCATACAGCATTAAGCGTTATGCAGAGGAAGTGAAGGCCGACAACTTCCGTTTTGGGTCTGATAAGAACATCGTGGTTGCCCTCCCAAATGAGGTGGATTCAGTGAGGAGGGCACAGCTACAGCGCCCAACACGTGACTCCATTATGGCGCCTCCTGCAACACCTCACCGCAAAGGCCGCGGGAGCTATCTCAGCAGGAACGAGATCGTCAACTCACCTTACTGA